From Zea mays cultivar B73 chromosome 3, Zm-B73-REFERENCE-NAM-5.0, whole genome shotgun sequence:
ACAACACAAAAGCCCAAAAGGAGCAGTAGCAATGGCAGAGCTGACGCAGCTGCACACTGCGCGGCTAACGACGATATGCTGCTGACTGAGCAGACGCTAGCTAGCTGTCATCCTCGATCCCAACAATCTTCTttgttagtagtagtagtagtagattaCGGTATTAATTAGGTGGTACTAGTATGGATAGCCTTTCTACttggtgccgggctggccgtcggtcAGAATCTGGGGTTAGCGTAGGTAGGCAGGCCCGGCCGACGTCCCCGTCCAGTCCAGATCAGGACGAGGAGGTGATCCCGGGCTCCACAAGCTCCGGGGCGAACCCgtgcgcggcggcggcggacggTGGCATCTGGTCCTCCCACACCAGGCCTACCTCGTACTCCGGAACGTACTCCTGCGAGAAATAATCACATTCACGCGCGCCCGTCAGCAAACGACGCCTCCGTCGGCCAGTCGATACACAGGAACCTGGAGCGAAAGCTCCCACACACAAACCTCAAGCTTGAGGACCAGCTCCTTGGCCGTGGGAGCCGAGATGACGATGCGGCGGGCGTCCTCCTTGATGAACCCTTCGTTGACGGCCATGTCGATGAAGGACAGCAGCGGGTCGTAGAACCCGTCCACGTTCAGAAGCCCGACCTGGGGGGGTGGACATGTAACACTCGGTTAGTGGTATAGTACAAACAGAGAGAGAAGGAAAAAAAAGAAGCTAACAGATGGTAAGTAACAAACAGACTAGCTAGCAGGCGGCGGTGTTTTGCATTGGTAACAAGCAATCTTCCGGTGGGGGGCCAATGCCGTCGGGCTGCAATGCTAGTCAAACAGCTGACTAAGCAAAAGCCGACAGCAAATGAGGCATCGGCGCGCGACTCTACAAATCTTCCATCTACCTACCAGTGTGTGGCGCAATTTGTTTAGAGAGGTTGCCAACTGCACATTCCTTTAGTCTGACCAGCAGAAGATCCCAGCGGAATCACTCGATCTACTACTGCTCTCGTCAACATATCCGTGTGCTGAGGTGTTTATGTGGACAGAGCGTATAAACAACGGGGGGCGCAGATCGCGTGCTCCCCCCAGCTAATCTCCAACCACAACACCCCAGCTAAACTAGAGCCTGAGACTTCCAAAACCCCAGCTAGCACACACATGGGCAGACCGTGCGCCACGAAGCCATGATGTTCGCAGaaaggaaagaagaagaaaaaagatcGCAGTATCCCTAAATCTAACGACTTTTTGTGATAATTAAACTAGTGGATTGCTACAGAATTgctaggagagagagaaagagaaaaaaagaATTCTGTGCCGCGCACATGATAGCCCAATTATCAGGAGGATTAATTACCGGCTTCTTATGGATCCCTAGTTGCGCCCAGGTGATGACCTCCAGCAGCTCTTCCAGAGTTCCATAGCCACCTGCCGAGAGTCCGAGCGAGCGTGTGTCAAAAACTCTGAATCCTTTTTTCCCCACTGTGTGACCAAATCCCTCTCTGCAGTGCATGCTGCATAGTGCATACCAGGTAACGCTATGAAGGCATCGGCGAAGCGGGCCATCTCGGCCTTCCTCTCGTGCATGCCGGAGACGGCCCTTACTTCCCCAACAGGCTCGCCAGTGACCTGCACAAGAAAACAAAGCATTGCCCACAACGTTTTTAGGTCAGGAGGATTAGTTAGATGGACATAAATGCATCGTGTCCCCCCTCCGTCCACCCCCCGCCCTAGACGACAGGTCCCCCTTGCTCTTATTTATGGGGTACTTGATGTCTACTAGTACTGCATCGTTCACCCCGTGCCACACAGGAGTCGCCAAAGGAGCCAGATCGATGTGCATTCCAAAAGACAGCAGGAGTGCAGCGATCAAATGCAtgcaaaaaaaaagaagaagatgaagtctCCAGGACGTGGAAGAGTAGGCTCACCTCTCTGGGCATCAAGGATCTCGGGATGACCCTGCAGTCACAAGAGAAGAGAGCAAACAGAAAAGGCACGTCAGTAGCTATAGGGCTATAGTAGCTCAGGTGCATGCTCTAGACTAGAGAGAGGCAGACTAGGAGGAGGAACTGCACCACAATTATGAAAGCAAACCAGAGAAGAGAGAAGACTAGGGAGAGCAAGCACTTAAATGTCGCAAACTTGCAATTCGATGCACGTTTGGAGCATGCAGCGGACTAAATTGCAGCAAGAGACTCACGTCCGAACGGCATACCCAGGGTGGGCAGGCAGGAGCCACGGCTGTGGCGATCAAAAGCTACCGTTTTTTGGTGCAGGAAGGGAGGGAGGGCACAGGATCAGGAAGCATGCACTACTGCCTCACAGCAGCAGCCAGGCCAACTGGCCAAGGGACCAGGAGCGCGCACAGCAGCACAACTtgtctagagagagagagagagagagagagagagatggatggAAGGAAAGGAAGGAAAGGGGTTGGGATGCTCACCCAATCACATGGCGCCCTCCGTCATGAACTGCATGCGAGACCAGCCCCATGAGGCCGATGGAACCGCCCCCGTAGACCAGGTCTATGCCCCTCTCCACCTGGCACCAGCAAACAAACAAATTCGAGCAATTCACCCATCGATTCAATAAGCAACCAACCACACGTAGAAATGCAGAGAGAGGAAAAAAAAGGGCCATATTTCTGCTACGGAATTCGGATTGTTTTTTTTTTGGTGCGCCAGGGAAGCAGAAGATGATTGTTCGTCTGGGACGACCATTTCAACTGCTAGACCACCGCCCAGAACGGCAAAACAGCCGCGGCGGCTCCCCGGGACGGCGAGCAGCCGAGCCAAGGTTCGCCTGAACGCGCGGCGTGTGCGCCACGGCCGCACACAGCTCTCGCCTCTCGCCGCCGCAGCAGCACACGTACGCGGCCGCAAAGGCGCAATGGAGTGGAGCGAGGCACCGAAAAGGCAAGCGGATTTGGTCTTGGCTGGCTGGCACCAGGCCGGGCGGCGGTGATTCATTCACCCCCCACACCAGGCCGAGCGGGTTTGGTtttgggagagggagagaggggtcCGGTCTCCGGTGACGCACGTACCAGCTCCTTGCCCAGCTCGACGGCGGCGTCCTGGTAGCTAGGCTTCCGGCCCTTGGCGCTGCCGCAGTACACGCAGATGCGCTGGAACCGGGACCGCCGCTCGCCGCCGTTAGTCGCCGCCTGCGGGGACTGCGAGGCCGCCGCGGTGACCCCGGTCGATCcggcgccgccaccgccgctctTCACGGCCACGGCCGCGTCCATTGCCATCGCAGCTCGCGGTGCTGGGGGCGGGAGCTGCTTAGCTGCCGATCGGCGTGGTGATGGTCCGacgaggtggtggtggtggtggcaccgCGGGAGGAGGGCGCCGCGCGCGGTCGTTTTGGGTAGGTGGGCGCGTGCGTGTAGCGGGAGGAGGTGAGGCCGTGAGGGTGGGGCGGTGGCCAGCTGTGACGGGAAATTGCGAGTGCTCCGACGACTGGACTGGGATTGCCAACGCCTTGCTGCCGCTTGCCTGAGCTTGAGCCCCGATGGCGTGGGTGAACGCGTCAATTTATAGTGAGCTTGGGAGGTTGAACGGGAggggcctcctggtcctgggttGGTGGGTCCAAATTACTGGGACTGCCGGGCCCACCTTTTTCTTCTCGAGAAGGGAGATTTTATCGGCTTATGTCTAGATAGTACATACgcaaataaagaaataaaaaggATGAGACTAAAGGCATGTTTGGTTCACTACCTCAGTTGccacattttgcctaacttttctgtctaaggttagttattcaattcgaacgactaaccttaggcaaagtggggcacatttagccacaaaccgAAAGGCCCTAAATTGCCAACTATACATCTGGTAAGGATATCTTTGACTATTTATGTCATCTTTGGTATTTTTACAGTTTTTAGACAATATTATGATATTTGATAATACCGTGGTATTCGAAGCCAAAACATGTTTAATTGGTATATGTAAAATACAGTTTCAAATAATATGGTTTACACAAAAATCATTGTATTTTTTGGGTTTTGGAAACCCCATTCAGAACCTCAATTTTTTTCTATTCACTCTATAATTATTTGGTTTTCTAATAGAATCAAACACATCTCGATTTTAAGCAATAACATGGTTTTACTATGGTAAGCCAATACTGTAGTATATGCGTCATGAACAATTGTAAACTACGGTATTTCAAAACTACATTACCATACATACCCTTAGTTCCCACCTCCTAA
This genomic window contains:
- the LOC100283248 gene encoding carboxy-lyase isoform X1, giving the protein MAMDAAVAVKSGGGGAGSTGVTAAASQSPQAATNGGERRSRFQRICVYCGSAKGRKPSYQDAAVELGKELGHPEILDAQRGHWRACWGSKGRLRHAREEGRDGPLRRCLHSVTWYALCSMHCREGFGHTVGKKGFRVFDTRSLGLSAGGYGTLEELLEVITWAQLGIHKKPVGLLNVDGFYDPLLSFIDMAVNEGFIKEDARRIVISAPTAKELVLKLEEYVPEYEVGLVWEDQMPPSAAAAHGFAPELVEPGITSSS
- the LOC100283248 gene encoding carboxy-lyase, coding for MAMDAAVAVKSGGGGAGSTGVTAAASQSPQAATNGGERRSRFQRICVYCGSAKGRKPSYQDAAVELGKELVERGIDLVYGGGSIGLMGLVSHAVHDGGRHVIGVIPRSLMPREVTGEPVGEVRAVSGMHERKAEMARFADAFIALPGGYGTLEELLEVITWAQLGIHKKPVGLLNVDGFYDPLLSFIDMAVNEGFIKEDARRIVISAPTAKELVLKLEEYVPEYEVGLVWEDQMPPSAAAAHGFAPELVEPGITSSS